In Halorhabdus rudnickae, the following proteins share a genomic window:
- a CDS encoding DUF7565 family protein encodes MTSWECALEGCGEGFDRVEDLIVHQSTSHERIECSVCGTVLPDGYFAIRHAFEEHSRAEYVRAYDASAAEVRRREKVKDSIETSADIREIVDRLEDGDDSL; translated from the coding sequence ATGACAAGCTGGGAATGTGCGCTCGAAGGTTGCGGTGAAGGCTTCGACCGGGTCGAAGACCTGATCGTCCACCAGTCGACGAGCCACGAGCGCATCGAGTGTTCGGTCTGCGGGACGGTTCTCCCAGACGGGTACTTCGCAATCCGTCATGCCTTCGAGGAACACTCCCGAGCGGAGTACGTCCGCGCCTACGACGCCAGTGCCGCCGAGGTGCGCCGACGTGAAAAGGTCAAAGATAGCATCGAGACTTCCGCGGACATCCGTGAGATCGTCGATCGCCTC
- a CDS encoding PHP-associated domain-containing protein — protein MTTTAVDPHVKILDESVVRQAKASGLDVLVYAPHFERLPAIRETAERFSDEELLVVPGREVFTGSWRERRHVLAIGLAEPVPDFITLEAAMREFERQDAAVLVPHPTFLNVSLDAEVVDRYRDVIDAVETYNPKHWPSHNRRARTIAVETDLPQYASSYAHLRGTVGEAWTTFDRSIHDERELVETLQNGVWRTPRHRPDLAHHGRCALEFAHLGWENSWKKADRLLLSGREATHPDDPAYDGRFDDAAVY, from the coding sequence GTGACAACGACGGCGGTCGATCCCCACGTAAAGATACTCGACGAGTCGGTCGTTCGACAGGCGAAAGCCAGCGGGCTCGACGTCCTGGTCTACGCCCCGCACTTCGAGCGACTACCGGCGATCAGGGAAACAGCAGAGCGCTTCTCCGACGAGGAGTTGCTGGTCGTCCCCGGTCGCGAGGTGTTCACGGGTTCCTGGCGCGAACGCCGGCACGTCCTCGCGATCGGTCTGGCAGAGCCAGTCCCGGATTTCATCACGCTTGAGGCCGCCATGCGGGAGTTCGAACGTCAAGATGCGGCCGTCCTCGTCCCCCACCCGACGTTTCTGAACGTGAGCCTCGACGCCGAGGTGGTCGATCGCTATCGAGACGTGATCGACGCCGTCGAGACGTATAATCCGAAGCACTGGCCCTCCCACAACCGCCGGGCACGGACCATCGCAGTCGAAACCGATCTGCCGCAGTACGCCTCCTCGTACGCACATCTTCGGGGAACTGTCGGTGAAGCCTGGACGACTTTCGACCGGTCGATCCACGACGAACGGGAACTGGTCGAGACACTCCAGAACGGTGTCTGGCGAACGCCACGTCACCGCCCGGATCTCGCCCACCACGGTCGGTGTGCCCTGGAGTTCGCCCACCTGGGGTGGGAGAACTCCTGGAAGAAGGCCGACCGCCTCTT